Proteins from a single region of Flavobacterium sp. K5-23:
- a CDS encoding tRNA-(ms[2]io[6]A)-hydroxylase, translating into MLGLKLATDPRWVNIVESNIEEILTDHAWCEQKAASNAISLITYNSELEELVTELLIIAREELEHLQMVHDLIKSKGLTLGRERKDHYVNELFKFMKKDGSRKDALCDRLLFSAMIEARSCERFKVLSENIKDPVLAKFYRDLMVSEAGHYTTFLGFARKYTDNIDVDKRWKEWIDFETSIITNYGKQETIHG; encoded by the coding sequence ATGTTAGGATTAAAATTAGCAACAGACCCACGCTGGGTAAATATAGTAGAATCAAACATAGAAGAGATTTTGACAGATCATGCATGGTGTGAGCAAAAAGCAGCTTCAAATGCAATAAGCCTTATCACGTATAATTCTGAACTGGAAGAACTAGTTACTGAACTATTGATTATTGCAAGAGAAGAACTCGAACACCTGCAAATGGTACATGATCTTATAAAAAGTAAAGGTTTAACTTTAGGACGTGAACGAAAAGACCATTATGTAAATGAACTTTTTAAGTTTATGAAAAAAGATGGAAGTAGAAAAGACGCCTTATGCGATCGTTTACTGTTTTCAGCTATGATAGAAGCGAGAAGTTGCGAAAGATTCAAAGTATTGTCCGAAAACATAAAAGATCCCGTATTAGCCAAATTTTACCGTGACTTAATGGTCTCCGAAGCGGGTCATTATACTACTTTTTTAGGTTTTGCCCGTAAATACACAGATAATATAGACGTAGATAAACGTTGGAAAGAATGGATTGATTTTGAAACATCAATAATCACCAACTACGGAAAACAAGAAACAATCCACGGATAA
- a CDS encoding OmpA family protein, translating into MKRVFIIIIVFSVQLINAQTQDLQRAKRFFERTYYSDAIPLYENIIQENHSVTVLKNLADCYYYTNDYANAQRQYRSLISRFSNDLEEEYYFRYSQTLKATGNYDEANTVMRNYLISSNNRQELMNFEKGNSTLENVSAIGARFELKNLAINTANSEFGAVQQGQNLVFSGVKKKTGLFDKIYKWNNEQYLDLVSIPLENSNSNDSVVNYFSKQINTSMHEANVVFTKDGKTIYFTRNNYKKGRRGKNKDKISNLQIFKAEFVDNKWTNITSLPFNSDDYSVEHPALSYDEKTLYFASDMPGTLGSFDIFSVTINGADYGTPENLGDAINTNKKEQFPFVSKDNKLYFSSNGHAGYGSLDVFVTEIQANTFSEPSNVGLPVNSGYDDFSFNIDSDTKLGYFASNRVGGKGNDDIYKLKETKPLLIEDCKQLIIGVITDVDSKLPLENAFVSLQNADKVEIQKIVTTQDGKFSFTVACESVYSVFAAKEDYTKDSKSFNLRKERDRVNDASMALKSMTTIRNEEELALQKKKSEELALLEQKKKEELALIEKEKQDKLIAAKNEIEAAKIKKKEKVDRIVAAEKDVVKVKNQLVIKTDPIYFDYDLWYIRKESKPILNRVIELMKKYPEMVVEIGSHTDNRGNGKYNMNLSSNRAQSTREYFINQGVPEKRIFAKGYGETVQIIKCEPSESCIEEQHELNRRSEFVIKSL; encoded by the coding sequence ATGAAAAGAGTATTCATAATCATAATTGTATTTTCAGTACAACTTATAAATGCCCAAACGCAAGATTTGCAAAGGGCCAAACGCTTTTTTGAAAGAACTTATTACAGCGATGCAATCCCTTTGTATGAAAATATTATTCAGGAAAATCATTCTGTTACAGTATTAAAAAACTTAGCAGATTGTTATTATTATACGAATGATTACGCAAATGCCCAAAGGCAGTACCGCAGTTTGATTTCAAGATTCAGTAACGATTTGGAAGAAGAATATTATTTTAGATATTCTCAAACATTGAAGGCAACGGGTAATTATGATGAGGCAAATACAGTTATGCGTAATTATCTCATTAGTTCAAATAACAGACAGGAGCTGATGAATTTCGAAAAAGGTAATTCTACACTTGAAAACGTGTCGGCAATTGGAGCAAGATTTGAATTGAAAAATCTAGCCATAAATACTGCAAATTCAGAATTTGGGGCGGTGCAACAAGGACAAAACCTGGTTTTTTCAGGCGTGAAAAAGAAGACAGGTTTATTTGATAAAATTTACAAATGGAACAATGAACAATATCTTGATTTAGTCTCGATACCATTAGAAAATTCGAATTCGAATGATTCTGTAGTAAATTATTTTTCTAAACAAATAAACACATCCATGCATGAGGCAAATGTTGTTTTTACAAAAGATGGAAAAACTATTTATTTCACCAGAAACAATTACAAAAAGGGGAGAAGAGGTAAAAACAAGGATAAAATTTCAAATCTACAAATTTTTAAAGCTGAATTTGTGGATAATAAATGGACGAATATTACATCACTTCCATTTAATAGTGATGATTATTCGGTTGAACATCCTGCATTGAGTTATGACGAAAAAACCTTGTATTTCGCATCAGATATGCCAGGTACATTGGGTTCATTTGATATCTTCAGTGTGACTATTAATGGGGCGGATTATGGGACTCCCGAAAATTTAGGTGATGCGATAAACACGAACAAAAAAGAACAATTTCCCTTTGTGTCAAAAGATAACAAATTGTATTTCTCTTCCAATGGGCATGCAGGATATGGATCATTAGATGTCTTTGTGACTGAAATACAAGCCAATACTTTTTCTGAACCATCCAATGTAGGGCTTCCGGTAAATTCCGGTTATGATGATTTTTCTTTTAACATTGATTCGGATACAAAACTAGGATATTTTGCATCTAATAGAGTGGGCGGAAAGGGTAATGATGATATTTACAAACTAAAGGAAACGAAACCTTTATTAATAGAAGATTGTAAGCAATTAATTATTGGAGTTATTACTGATGTAGATTCAAAACTGCCTTTAGAAAATGCTTTTGTCAGCCTGCAAAATGCAGATAAAGTTGAAATTCAAAAAATTGTGACTACACAAGACGGAAAGTTCAGTTTTACCGTTGCCTGTGAATCAGTCTATTCAGTTTTTGCTGCAAAAGAAGATTATACAAAAGATTCAAAATCATTTAACCTCAGGAAAGAAAGAGATCGTGTTAATGATGCGTCTATGGCTTTAAAATCAATGACAACAATCAGAAACGAAGAAGAATTAGCCCTTCAGAAGAAAAAAAGCGAGGAATTGGCTTTGCTTGAGCAAAAGAAAAAAGAGGAACTGGCTTTGATTGAAAAGGAGAAACAGGACAAACTAATTGCTGCTAAAAATGAAATTGAGGCTGCTAAAATCAAGAAAAAAGAGAAGGTTGACCGTATTGTAGCAGCGGAAAAAGATGTTGTAAAAGTCAAAAATCAATTGGTCATAAAAACAGATCCGATTTATTTTGATTATGATTTGTGGTACATTCGTAAAGAATCAAAACCAATCTTAAATCGCGTTATTGAACTTATGAAAAAATATCCTGAAATGGTTGTTGAGATTGGTTCGCATACTGATAATAGAGGGAATGGTAAGTACAATATGAATCTTTCTTCAAACAGAGCACAATCAACAAGAGAATATTTCATAAATCAAGGTGTTCCTGAAAAAAGAATTTTCGCAAAAGGATATGGGGAAACCGTTCAGATCATAAAATGTGAACCAAGTGAATCTTGTATTGAAGAGCAACATGAATTAAATAGAAGAAGTGAATTTGTAATTAAAAGTTTATAA
- the cdd gene encoding cytidine deaminase has translation MKEISITSKFSVYDTIPDLPLDIQNLMEQAVDVRKKAYAPYSNFRVGTALLLDNGEIVLGSNQENAAYPSGLCAERVAIFYAGAIYPEAKILKMAITAASDTNTTKSPIPPCGACRQSIAEYETRQDVPIEIYFMGELGAIYKSDSLKNLLPFMFDKNFL, from the coding sequence ATGAAAGAAATATCTATTACAAGCAAATTCTCAGTTTACGACACGATTCCTGATTTACCACTTGACATCCAAAACCTGATGGAACAAGCTGTTGATGTTAGAAAAAAAGCTTATGCTCCTTATTCTAATTTCAGGGTAGGGACAGCTTTACTTTTAGATAATGGGGAAATAGTTTTAGGCTCTAACCAAGAAAATGCTGCCTACCCATCCGGACTTTGTGCGGAACGTGTTGCTATATTTTATGCAGGTGCAATTTACCCTGAAGCCAAGATTTTAAAAATGGCAATTACAGCAGCTTCAGATACTAATACAACAAAATCTCCAATCCCACCTTGTGGCGCGTGTAGACAATCTATTGCTGAATATGAAACGAGACAGGACGTCCCAATAGAGATTTATTTTATGGGAGAATTAGGGGCGATTTATAAATCAGACTCTCTTAAAAACCTATTGCCTTTTATGTTTGACAAAAACTTCTTGTAA
- a CDS encoding type IX secretion system membrane protein PorP/SprF, translating to MKKTILIVSFLFVIINASAQQDPQYTQYMYNMNVVNPAYATGEQSILDVGMLYRTQWVGATGAPKTMTLFGHLPVNKKVELGFSLISDDIGDGAKKENNFFADFAYVLQLNNNHKLSLGLKAGISSLQTNFNGFKFESTSPDFAFENRDFIKPNVGIGAYYFTDDYYVGLSAPNLLNSKHIEKRSGISDYGSENIHAFLTGGYVFTLSDSFRFKPAFMSKFVKGAPVTLDLSANVLYNDKFEFGASYRFGDAVSALMNVKATPNIRIGYAYDYTISNLGQFNSGTHEIFVLFNLDLLSKGYDKSPRFF from the coding sequence ATGAAAAAAACAATACTGATTGTAAGTTTTTTATTTGTTATAATAAATGCCTCAGCTCAACAAGACCCGCAATACACCCAATATATGTATAACATGAATGTGGTCAATCCTGCTTATGCAACAGGAGAACAATCCATACTAGATGTAGGGATGTTATATAGAACGCAATGGGTTGGTGCGACAGGAGCTCCAAAAACAATGACTCTGTTTGGGCACCTTCCTGTAAATAAAAAAGTTGAATTGGGATTTTCCCTGATTTCTGATGATATTGGGGATGGAGCCAAAAAAGAAAACAACTTTTTTGCAGATTTTGCATACGTGCTTCAACTTAATAATAATCACAAGCTTTCTTTAGGATTAAAAGCAGGAATATCTTCCCTGCAAACCAATTTTAATGGGTTTAAGTTTGAGAGTACTTCGCCGGATTTCGCATTTGAAAACAGAGATTTTATTAAGCCAAATGTTGGAATAGGCGCTTATTATTTTACAGATGACTATTATGTTGGATTATCAGCGCCCAATCTTCTTAATTCGAAACATATTGAAAAGCGTTCTGGAATTAGTGACTATGGTTCAGAAAATATCCATGCTTTTTTAACCGGTGGTTACGTGTTCACGTTATCTGATTCCTTCAGATTCAAACCTGCATTTATGTCGAAATTTGTGAAAGGAGCACCGGTAACTTTAGACCTTTCTGCCAATGTGCTATATAATGATAAATTTGAATTTGGTGCATCCTATAGATTTGGTGATGCAGTAAGTGCTTTGATGAATGTAAAGGCAACTCCAAACATTAGAATAGGATATGCGTATGATTATACCATTTCTAATTTAGGACAGTTTAATTCCGGTACGCATGAAATTTTTGTTTTGTTTAATTTAGATTTATTAAGCAAAGGATATGACAAATCACCAAGATTCTTTTAA
- the pdhA gene encoding pyruvate dehydrogenase (acetyl-transferring) E1 component subunit alpha — MKEVTKEVYLKWYEDMLLWRKFEDKLAALYIQQKVRGFLHLYNGQEAVLAGALHAMDLTKDKMITAYRNHVQPIGMGVDPRRVMAELLGKVTGTSKGMGGSMHIFSKEHRFYGGHGIVGGQIPVGAGLAFADKYFETGGVTMTYFGDGAARQGSLHEAFNMAMLWKLPVVFIVENNGYAMGTSVERTANHTDIWKLGLGYEMPCGPVDGMNPIKVAEAMTEAIERARRGDGPTFLEMKTYRYRGHSMSDAQLYRTKDEVEEYKKIDPITQVLDVIKDKNYATAEEIEVIDKRVKDLVEECVTFAEESPYPEIQQLYDVVYDQENYPFIPHKL; from the coding sequence ATGAAAGAAGTTACAAAAGAGGTTTATTTAAAGTGGTATGAAGACATGCTTCTTTGGAGAAAGTTTGAAGACAAACTAGCAGCACTGTACATACAACAAAAAGTTAGAGGATTTTTACACTTATACAATGGTCAAGAAGCTGTACTTGCAGGTGCATTACACGCTATGGATTTGACAAAGGACAAAATGATTACTGCGTATAGAAATCACGTACAACCTATCGGAATGGGTGTTGACCCAAGACGAGTTATGGCTGAACTTCTAGGTAAAGTAACAGGAACTTCTAAAGGTATGGGTGGATCTATGCATATTTTTTCTAAGGAACACCGTTTTTATGGTGGACATGGAATCGTAGGAGGTCAAATCCCTGTAGGAGCAGGTTTAGCTTTTGCTGATAAATATTTTGAAACTGGTGGTGTTACAATGACCTATTTTGGTGATGGTGCAGCAAGACAAGGTTCTTTACATGAAGCTTTTAATATGGCAATGTTATGGAAACTTCCTGTTGTTTTTATTGTTGAAAATAATGGATACGCAATGGGTACTTCTGTAGAAAGAACTGCTAACCATACAGATATCTGGAAACTAGGTTTAGGGTACGAAATGCCTTGTGGACCTGTTGATGGAATGAACCCTATTAAAGTTGCTGAAGCAATGACTGAAGCTATCGAAAGAGCTCGTCGTGGTGACGGACCTACCTTCCTTGAAATGAAAACGTATCGTTATAGAGGTCACTCTATGTCTGACGCTCAACTATACCGTACAAAGGATGAAGTTGAAGAATACAAAAAAATAGATCCAATCACTCAAGTTTTAGATGTGATAAAAGATAAAAATTACGCTACAGCAGAAGAAATTGAAGTTATTGATAAAAGAGTAAAAGATTTAGTTGAAGAATGTGTGACATTTGCCGAAGAATCTCCTTACCCTGAAATTCAACAATTATACGATGTAGTATACGACCAAGAAAACTATCCATTTATACCTCATAAATTATAA
- a CDS encoding pyruvate dehydrogenase complex dihydrolipoamide acetyltransferase translates to MATIITMPRLSDTMTEGTVATWLKNVGDKIVEGDILAEIETDKATMEFESFNEGTLLHIGIPAGETAPVDSLLAIIGNEGEDISALLSGAATIAEAVKEETVIEDKNETSTLSASLPNGVVVVTMPRLSDTMTEGTVATWLKKVGDKVSEGDILAEIETDKATMEFESFNEGTLLYIGIEEGNAAPIDSLLAIIGPEGTDISGIAGNFKIGGSTVAPKTEESKTTSVENTVEAVTISTDGKRILASPLAKKIASDKGVNLSQVKGSGENGRIIKSDIENFTPSAVTSAPAPQTVAAVVEKTNAPAPKVFVPVGEVYSEEIKNSQMRKIIAKRLAESLFTAPHYNLTIEVGMDEAMKSRAIINTVPDTKVSFNDMVIKACAMALKKHLKINSQWKEDAITINHHVNIGVAVAVEDGLVVPVLKFTDTMSLSQIGGNVRDLAGRAKNKKLLPSEMEGSTFTVSNLGMFGITEFNSIINQPNSAILSVGAIVEKPVVKNGQIVVGNTMMLSLACDHRTIDGATGAQFLQTLKQYIENPVTMLA, encoded by the coding sequence ATGGCAACAATTATAACAATGCCTCGTTTGAGCGATACTATGACGGAAGGAACGGTAGCAACTTGGCTTAAAAATGTAGGGGACAAAATCGTCGAGGGTGATATCCTTGCGGAAATTGAAACTGACAAAGCAACAATGGAATTTGAATCTTTCAATGAAGGTACACTTTTACACATTGGTATACCTGCGGGTGAAACTGCTCCTGTAGACTCTTTATTAGCTATTATTGGTAATGAAGGTGAAGATATTTCAGCACTATTGTCTGGCGCAGCTACAATCGCTGAAGCTGTAAAAGAAGAAACTGTTATTGAAGACAAAAATGAAACTTCAACTCTATCCGCGTCACTTCCAAATGGAGTTGTAGTGGTAACTATGCCTCGATTGAGTGATACAATGACAGAAGGAACAGTTGCTACTTGGTTAAAAAAAGTAGGAGACAAAGTAAGTGAAGGAGATATTCTTGCTGAAATTGAAACCGACAAAGCAACAATGGAATTTGAGTCTTTCAACGAAGGAACTTTATTATACATAGGAATTGAAGAAGGAAATGCCGCCCCTATTGACAGCTTATTAGCAATAATAGGACCTGAAGGAACTGACATTTCTGGAATTGCTGGTAATTTTAAAATTGGAGGTTCTACTGTTGCACCAAAAACAGAAGAATCAAAAACTACTTCAGTAGAAAATACAGTTGAAGCAGTTACAATTTCTACGGATGGAAAAAGAATATTAGCTTCTCCTTTAGCAAAGAAAATTGCTTCTGACAAAGGAGTTAATCTTTCTCAAGTAAAAGGATCTGGCGAAAATGGACGTATCATAAAAAGCGATATAGAAAATTTCACTCCAAGTGCTGTTACAAGTGCTCCTGCTCCTCAGACGGTAGCAGCAGTGGTTGAAAAAACAAACGCACCTGCACCAAAAGTTTTTGTTCCTGTTGGAGAAGTATACTCTGAAGAAATCAAGAATTCGCAAATGCGTAAAATCATAGCAAAACGTTTAGCTGAATCTTTATTTACAGCACCTCATTACAATTTAACTATAGAAGTTGGAATGGATGAAGCAATGAAATCAAGAGCAATAATAAATACCGTTCCAGATACGAAAGTATCATTCAATGATATGGTTATTAAAGCTTGTGCTATGGCATTGAAAAAACACTTGAAAATTAACTCACAGTGGAAAGAAGATGCTATTACAATCAATCATCATGTAAATATCGGAGTAGCTGTAGCTGTTGAAGATGGCCTTGTAGTTCCAGTATTAAAATTTACAGACACTATGAGTTTATCACAAATTGGTGGAAATGTTAGAGACCTTGCAGGAAGAGCTAAAAACAAGAAATTATTGCCTTCAGAAATGGAAGGAAGTACATTTACTGTTTCTAACCTTGGTATGTTTGGAATTACAGAATTCAATTCGATAATAAACCAACCAAATTCAGCGATCTTATCAGTAGGTGCAATTGTTGAAAAACCAGTTGTTAAAAACGGCCAAATCGTTGTGGGTAATACAATGATGTTGTCTTTAGCTTGCGATCATAGAACTATTGACGGAGCGACTGGAGCACAGTTTTTACAAACTTTGAAACAATATATTGAAAACCCAGTTACTATGCTGGCGTAA
- the porV gene encoding type IX secretion system outer membrane channel protein PorV gives MRKIIPLLTCLFAVTFVNAQENNRVITTGVPFLLVSADARAAGMADQGVATAADAFSQQWNPAKYAFSTDKQGFSISYTPYLIELANDISLAQLTYFNKISDRSAFAGSLRYFGFGEIELRENSFDEPRIVSPNELALDLSYSLKLSEKFSMAVAGRYIRSSLKVADVNNDASAANSFAIDVAGFYQSEEIAYSEFNGRWRAGFNIQNLGPKISYDNDEFSTNFLPANLKIGTGFDFIFDEYNKLGINLELNKLLVPTPQNPDLNGDGTISTAERAQNFDNYRSIGWVSGIFKSFGDAPDGFSEELKEVTYSLGAEYLYQDSFAMRMGYFHENDLKGARKFFSLGAGFKYNVVKVDVSYLFSTSRVKSPLENTLRFSLTFNFGDKYEQY, from the coding sequence ATGAGAAAAATAATACCACTTTTAACGTGTTTATTTGCCGTTACTTTTGTAAACGCACAAGAAAACAATAGAGTTATAACTACAGGAGTACCATTTTTATTAGTATCCGCAGATGCTAGAGCAGCAGGAATGGCTGATCAAGGTGTCGCAACGGCTGCTGATGCTTTTTCACAGCAATGGAATCCAGCAAAGTATGCGTTTTCAACGGACAAGCAAGGCTTTTCAATAAGCTACACGCCTTACTTAATAGAATTAGCCAATGATATATCATTAGCTCAATTGACCTATTTTAATAAAATAAGTGACCGTAGTGCTTTCGCAGGGAGTTTACGATATTTTGGGTTTGGAGAGATTGAGTTAAGAGAAAATTCATTTGATGAACCAAGAATAGTTTCGCCTAACGAACTCGCATTAGACTTATCTTATTCTTTAAAACTAAGTGAAAAATTCTCTATGGCAGTTGCTGGAAGATATATTCGCTCTAGTCTAAAAGTAGCAGATGTAAATAATGATGCTTCCGCAGCAAATTCATTTGCGATCGATGTTGCTGGTTTTTATCAATCAGAGGAAATCGCTTATAGTGAATTTAATGGTAGATGGAGAGCCGGTTTTAATATTCAAAATTTAGGACCTAAAATCAGTTATGACAATGATGAATTCAGCACAAACTTTTTACCCGCTAATTTAAAAATTGGAACTGGATTTGATTTTATATTTGATGAGTATAATAAACTTGGAATAAATCTAGAATTAAATAAATTACTTGTCCCTACACCTCAAAATCCAGATTTAAATGGTGATGGAACAATTTCTACAGCTGAAAGAGCACAAAATTTTGACAACTACAGATCCATTGGCTGGGTTTCTGGAATCTTTAAGTCATTTGGTGATGCACCAGATGGTTTTAGTGAAGAACTAAAAGAAGTTACTTATTCTCTTGGAGCAGAATACTTGTACCAAGATTCATTTGCAATGCGTATGGGTTATTTCCACGAAAATGATTTAAAAGGAGCCAGGAAATTTTTCTCGCTTGGTGCAGGTTTCAAATACAACGTAGTCAAAGTTGACGTTTCTTATTTATTCTCTACTTCTAGGGTTAAAAGTCCTCTAGAAAACACCTTACGTTTTTCTCTTACGTTCAACTTTGGAGATAAGTATGAGCAATACTAA
- a CDS encoding glycosyltransferase has translation MNSSNSLLILGFVWPEPNSSAAGTRMIQLISLFKNKGFEVTFASPALDSEFMINLKDIGVNKCTIALNCSSFDSFVRDLNPTVVLFDRFMMEEQFGWRVADICPNALRLLDTEDLHCLRLARQNAFKNNRVFEESDLLSEDVAKREIASILRCDLSLMISKYEIDLLERVFKIDNSLLYYLPFLLDSINSDTLYNLPLFEERNNFIFIGNFLHEPNWNAVQYLKETIWPLIKKRYPEGVLHIYGAYPSQKVLQLHQPKEGFYIMGRAIDANQVVKEARVVLAPLRFGAGLKGKLVEAMLCGTPSVTTTIGAESMHADLHWNGFVHDNPQEFAESAIELYQNKILWSDMQSKGIAIINECYSKNIFALDFMDSIFDLLKNLKQHRSNNFFGGLLQHHTIRSTKYMSKWIEEKNKIR, from the coding sequence ATGAATTCTTCTAATTCGCTTTTAATACTTGGGTTTGTTTGGCCTGAACCTAACTCCTCTGCTGCAGGTACAAGAATGATACAATTAATTTCTTTATTTAAGAATAAAGGATTTGAAGTTACTTTTGCGAGCCCGGCATTAGACAGTGAGTTCATGATTAATCTCAAAGATATAGGAGTCAATAAATGTACAATAGCTTTAAACTGTTCTAGTTTTGATTCTTTTGTAAGAGACCTGAATCCTACAGTAGTTTTATTTGACAGGTTTATGATGGAGGAACAATTTGGCTGGAGAGTTGCTGATATATGTCCAAATGCATTACGTCTATTAGATACCGAAGACTTACATTGTTTGCGTTTAGCTCGTCAAAATGCTTTTAAGAATAATCGAGTGTTTGAAGAATCTGATTTATTAAGTGAGGATGTTGCCAAACGTGAAATAGCAAGCATATTGCGTTGTGATTTATCATTGATGATTTCTAAATATGAAATCGATTTATTAGAAAGGGTTTTTAAAATTGACAATTCATTGCTTTATTACTTACCTTTTTTATTGGATTCCATAAATTCTGATACACTTTATAATCTTCCTTTATTCGAAGAAAGAAATAATTTTATATTTATAGGTAATTTTCTTCACGAACCTAATTGGAACGCGGTTCAATATTTAAAAGAAACTATTTGGCCATTAATTAAGAAACGTTATCCAGAAGGAGTTTTACACATCTATGGCGCATACCCTTCTCAGAAAGTGTTACAATTACATCAGCCTAAAGAAGGTTTTTATATAATGGGACGTGCTATAGATGCAAATCAAGTAGTTAAAGAGGCTCGTGTTGTTTTGGCGCCCTTACGATTTGGAGCTGGCCTTAAAGGGAAATTAGTAGAAGCGATGTTATGTGGAACACCTAGTGTAACTACAACTATAGGAGCTGAGTCAATGCACGCCGATTTGCATTGGAATGGCTTTGTACACGATAATCCTCAGGAATTTGCTGAATCCGCTATTGAGTTGTATCAAAATAAAATACTTTGGAGTGATATGCAATCAAAAGGTATTGCTATTATAAACGAATGTTATTCAAAAAATATATTTGCCTTGGATTTTATGGATTCGATTTTTGATTTACTAAAGAATTTAAAACAACATCGAAGTAATAATTTTTTTGGTGGATTACTTCAACATCATACCATAAGAAGTACTAAGTATATGTCTAAATGGATAGAAGAAAAGAATAAAATCAGATAA